One region of Solanum pennellii chromosome 6, SPENNV200 genomic DNA includes:
- the LOC107022033 gene encoding uncharacterized protein LOC107022033 isoform X1, translated as MMKFEDLLMQPSEEKQKKILLQEEVEELREELDGQLQLKTVLQYALQRPNVGSFPSLSTLPRRVQHLLGEMVATEEEIAWLERKVDVLKLKLYREKELAEKWEMLQLKQVQHQRLISKQLPPPRPVVHKDVEPHVASRSSNYQQLRKQYRIRKERRATVGSSIDFHPPIDLTAEEIVESSSRGSRSWRRHHSQSADIEMETETPNKLSEEVLKCLISIYLKLNKASLESKGSSTSNSIAKQSLISSKKSKSSFICTKTCSSAAVDAPTFAFNDYASNLDPYGILLDTDGSHREIGSYKNFIQISRTSLNISHISECLPQMGKLRSMMQKFSNVGITCLTYKQKLAFWINIYNICIMNAFLQHGLPSTEEEQLSLVNKAAINIGGIVLNALAIEHFILRHPRDAEHLKGLKDDNERFLRNAYGLEYPEPNVTFSLCRGSWSSPALRIYRPDEVANELERAKMEYLEASVGVTSKKKIMVPKLMQWHMKDFADDMESLIEWMYSQLPSSCSLKKSMMDCLDAGEKKYLSLAKMIEVQPYASEFRYLLPL; from the exons atgatGAAATTTGAAGACTTGTTGATGCAGCCAAGTGAGgagaaacagaaaaaaataCTTCTTCAAGAAGAG GTTGAGGAATTGCGAGAAGAATTAGATGGGCAACTTCAACTGAAAACAGTTTTGCAATATGCATTACAAAGACCAAATGTTGGTTCTTTTCCTTCCCTCTCCACCCTCCCTCGTCGG GTTCAACATCTACTAGGAGAAATGGTTGCGACGGAAGAAGAGATAGCTTGGTTAGAGAGAAAAGTCGACGTGCTAAAGCTAAAGCTGTACAGAGAGAAAGAGTTAGCCGAAAAATGGGAAATGTTGCAACTTAAACAAGTACAACATCAACGACTAATTTCAAAGCAATTACCACCTCCCCGTCCAGTAGTACACAAAGATGTGGAACCTCATGTGGCCTCGAGATCAAGTAACTATCAACAACTAAGAAAACAATATCGaattagaaaagaaagaagagccACTGTCGGTTCTTCCATAGACTTCCACCCTCCAATTGATCTCACTG CAGAGGAAATAGTTGAGAGTAGTTCCAGAGGTTCAAGAAGCTGGCGCAGACACCACAGTCAATCTGCAGATATAGAAATGGAAACAGAGACGCCAAATAAGTTGTCAGAAGAAGTACTCAAATGTTTAATAAGTATATATCTCAAGTTAAACAAAGCATCATTAGAGAGTAAAGGGTCATCTACATCTAATTCTATAGCAAAACAATCTCTAATTTCTTCCAAGAAATCCAAAAGCAGCTTCATATGTACCAAAACTTGTTCATCAGCTGCTGTTGATGCTCCAACGTTCGCGTTCAACGATTACGCGTCTAATCTTGATCCTTATGGGATCTTGTTAGACACCGATGGAAGCCATAGAGAGATTGGATCATACAagaatttcatccaaatctcAAGAACTTCTCTTAATATAAGCCATATATCTGAATGTCTTCCTCAAATGGGAAAATTGAG GAGTATGATGCAAAAATTTAGCAATGTGGGCATAACATGCTTGACATACAAGCAAAAGTTGGCATTTTggatcaatatatataatatctgCATAATGAAT GCATTTCTACAACACGGTTTGCCTTCTACAGAGGAGGAACAATTGTCTCTCGTAAATAAG GCTGCGATAAATATTGGTGGTATTGTACTTAACGCGTTAGCTATCGAACATTTCATCCTTAGGCATCCAAGGGACGCTGAACAT ttaAAGGGATTGAAAGATGATAACGAAAGATTTTTGAGGAATGCTTATGGTCTTGAATATCCAGAACCTAATGTCACATTTTCACTATGTCGAGGAAGTTGGTCTTCACCAGCG CTAAGGATCTATAGACCAGATGAAGTCGCGAACGAGCTTGAGAGAGCGAAAATGGAGTATTTGGAAGCTTCAGTAGGAGTAACAAGTAAGAAGAAGATAATGGTGCCCAAGCTAATGCAATGGCACATGAAAGACTTTGCGGATGATATGGAGTCTCTAATAGAATGGATGTATAGTCAATTACCAAGCTCGTGCTCTTTGAAAAAGTCGATGATGGATTGTCTTGATGCGggggaaaagaaatatttatcgCTAGCTAAGATGATAGAGGTTCAACCTTATGCTTCAGAATTTCGATACTTACTCCCACTATGA
- the LOC107022033 gene encoding uncharacterized protein LOC107022033 isoform X3 — protein MMKFEDLLMQPSEEKQKKILLQEEVEELREELDGQLQLKTVLQYALQRPNVGSFPSLSTLPRRVQHLLGEMVATEEEIAWLERKVDVLKLKLYREKELAEKWEMLQLKQVQHQRLISKQLPPPRPVVHKDVEPHVASRSSNYQQLRKQYRIRKERRATVGSSIDFHPPIDLTAEEIVESSSRGSRSWRRHHSQSADIEMETETPNKLSEEVLKCLISIYLKLNKASLESKGSSTSNSIAKQSLISSKKSKSSFICTKTCSSAAVDAPTFAFNDYASNLDPYGILLDTDGSHREIGSYKNFIQISRTSLNISHISECLPQMGKLRSMMQKFSNVGITCLTYKQKLAFWINIYNICIMNAFLQHGLPSTEEEQLSLVNKAAINIGGIVLNALAIEHFILRHPRDAEHGLKDDNERFLRNAYGLEYPEPNVTFSLCRGSWSSPALRIYRPDEVANELERAKMEYLEASVGVTSKKKIMVPKLMQWHMKDFADDMESLIEWMYSQLPSSCSLKKSMMDCLDAGEKKYLSLAKMIEVQPYASEFRYLLPL, from the exons atgatGAAATTTGAAGACTTGTTGATGCAGCCAAGTGAGgagaaacagaaaaaaataCTTCTTCAAGAAGAG GTTGAGGAATTGCGAGAAGAATTAGATGGGCAACTTCAACTGAAAACAGTTTTGCAATATGCATTACAAAGACCAAATGTTGGTTCTTTTCCTTCCCTCTCCACCCTCCCTCGTCGG GTTCAACATCTACTAGGAGAAATGGTTGCGACGGAAGAAGAGATAGCTTGGTTAGAGAGAAAAGTCGACGTGCTAAAGCTAAAGCTGTACAGAGAGAAAGAGTTAGCCGAAAAATGGGAAATGTTGCAACTTAAACAAGTACAACATCAACGACTAATTTCAAAGCAATTACCACCTCCCCGTCCAGTAGTACACAAAGATGTGGAACCTCATGTGGCCTCGAGATCAAGTAACTATCAACAACTAAGAAAACAATATCGaattagaaaagaaagaagagccACTGTCGGTTCTTCCATAGACTTCCACCCTCCAATTGATCTCACTG CAGAGGAAATAGTTGAGAGTAGTTCCAGAGGTTCAAGAAGCTGGCGCAGACACCACAGTCAATCTGCAGATATAGAAATGGAAACAGAGACGCCAAATAAGTTGTCAGAAGAAGTACTCAAATGTTTAATAAGTATATATCTCAAGTTAAACAAAGCATCATTAGAGAGTAAAGGGTCATCTACATCTAATTCTATAGCAAAACAATCTCTAATTTCTTCCAAGAAATCCAAAAGCAGCTTCATATGTACCAAAACTTGTTCATCAGCTGCTGTTGATGCTCCAACGTTCGCGTTCAACGATTACGCGTCTAATCTTGATCCTTATGGGATCTTGTTAGACACCGATGGAAGCCATAGAGAGATTGGATCATACAagaatttcatccaaatctcAAGAACTTCTCTTAATATAAGCCATATATCTGAATGTCTTCCTCAAATGGGAAAATTGAG GAGTATGATGCAAAAATTTAGCAATGTGGGCATAACATGCTTGACATACAAGCAAAAGTTGGCATTTTggatcaatatatataatatctgCATAATGAAT GCATTTCTACAACACGGTTTGCCTTCTACAGAGGAGGAACAATTGTCTCTCGTAAATAAG GCTGCGATAAATATTGGTGGTATTGTACTTAACGCGTTAGCTATCGAACATTTCATCCTTAGGCATCCAAGGGACGCTGAACAT GGATTGAAAGATGATAACGAAAGATTTTTGAGGAATGCTTATGGTCTTGAATATCCAGAACCTAATGTCACATTTTCACTATGTCGAGGAAGTTGGTCTTCACCAGCG CTAAGGATCTATAGACCAGATGAAGTCGCGAACGAGCTTGAGAGAGCGAAAATGGAGTATTTGGAAGCTTCAGTAGGAGTAACAAGTAAGAAGAAGATAATGGTGCCCAAGCTAATGCAATGGCACATGAAAGACTTTGCGGATGATATGGAGTCTCTAATAGAATGGATGTATAGTCAATTACCAAGCTCGTGCTCTTTGAAAAAGTCGATGATGGATTGTCTTGATGCGggggaaaagaaatatttatcgCTAGCTAAGATGATAGAGGTTCAACCTTATGCTTCAGAATTTCGATACTTACTCCCACTATGA
- the LOC107022033 gene encoding uncharacterized protein LOC107022033 isoform X2: MMKFEDLLMQPSEEKQKKILLQEEVEELREELDGQLQLKTVLQYALQRPNVGSFPSLSTLPRRVQHLLGEMVATEEEIAWLERKVDVLKLKLYREKELAEKWEMLQLKQVQHQRLISKQLPPPRPVVHKDVEPHVASRSSNYQQLRKQYRIRKERRATVGSSIDFHPPIDLTEEIVESSSRGSRSWRRHHSQSADIEMETETPNKLSEEVLKCLISIYLKLNKASLESKGSSTSNSIAKQSLISSKKSKSSFICTKTCSSAAVDAPTFAFNDYASNLDPYGILLDTDGSHREIGSYKNFIQISRTSLNISHISECLPQMGKLRSMMQKFSNVGITCLTYKQKLAFWINIYNICIMNAFLQHGLPSTEEEQLSLVNKAAINIGGIVLNALAIEHFILRHPRDAEHLKGLKDDNERFLRNAYGLEYPEPNVTFSLCRGSWSSPALRIYRPDEVANELERAKMEYLEASVGVTSKKKIMVPKLMQWHMKDFADDMESLIEWMYSQLPSSCSLKKSMMDCLDAGEKKYLSLAKMIEVQPYASEFRYLLPL, encoded by the exons atgatGAAATTTGAAGACTTGTTGATGCAGCCAAGTGAGgagaaacagaaaaaaataCTTCTTCAAGAAGAG GTTGAGGAATTGCGAGAAGAATTAGATGGGCAACTTCAACTGAAAACAGTTTTGCAATATGCATTACAAAGACCAAATGTTGGTTCTTTTCCTTCCCTCTCCACCCTCCCTCGTCGG GTTCAACATCTACTAGGAGAAATGGTTGCGACGGAAGAAGAGATAGCTTGGTTAGAGAGAAAAGTCGACGTGCTAAAGCTAAAGCTGTACAGAGAGAAAGAGTTAGCCGAAAAATGGGAAATGTTGCAACTTAAACAAGTACAACATCAACGACTAATTTCAAAGCAATTACCACCTCCCCGTCCAGTAGTACACAAAGATGTGGAACCTCATGTGGCCTCGAGATCAAGTAACTATCAACAACTAAGAAAACAATATCGaattagaaaagaaagaagagccACTGTCGGTTCTTCCATAGACTTCCACCCTCCAATTGATCTCACTG AGGAAATAGTTGAGAGTAGTTCCAGAGGTTCAAGAAGCTGGCGCAGACACCACAGTCAATCTGCAGATATAGAAATGGAAACAGAGACGCCAAATAAGTTGTCAGAAGAAGTACTCAAATGTTTAATAAGTATATATCTCAAGTTAAACAAAGCATCATTAGAGAGTAAAGGGTCATCTACATCTAATTCTATAGCAAAACAATCTCTAATTTCTTCCAAGAAATCCAAAAGCAGCTTCATATGTACCAAAACTTGTTCATCAGCTGCTGTTGATGCTCCAACGTTCGCGTTCAACGATTACGCGTCTAATCTTGATCCTTATGGGATCTTGTTAGACACCGATGGAAGCCATAGAGAGATTGGATCATACAagaatttcatccaaatctcAAGAACTTCTCTTAATATAAGCCATATATCTGAATGTCTTCCTCAAATGGGAAAATTGAG GAGTATGATGCAAAAATTTAGCAATGTGGGCATAACATGCTTGACATACAAGCAAAAGTTGGCATTTTggatcaatatatataatatctgCATAATGAAT GCATTTCTACAACACGGTTTGCCTTCTACAGAGGAGGAACAATTGTCTCTCGTAAATAAG GCTGCGATAAATATTGGTGGTATTGTACTTAACGCGTTAGCTATCGAACATTTCATCCTTAGGCATCCAAGGGACGCTGAACAT ttaAAGGGATTGAAAGATGATAACGAAAGATTTTTGAGGAATGCTTATGGTCTTGAATATCCAGAACCTAATGTCACATTTTCACTATGTCGAGGAAGTTGGTCTTCACCAGCG CTAAGGATCTATAGACCAGATGAAGTCGCGAACGAGCTTGAGAGAGCGAAAATGGAGTATTTGGAAGCTTCAGTAGGAGTAACAAGTAAGAAGAAGATAATGGTGCCCAAGCTAATGCAATGGCACATGAAAGACTTTGCGGATGATATGGAGTCTCTAATAGAATGGATGTATAGTCAATTACCAAGCTCGTGCTCTTTGAAAAAGTCGATGATGGATTGTCTTGATGCGggggaaaagaaatatttatcgCTAGCTAAGATGATAGAGGTTCAACCTTATGCTTCAGAATTTCGATACTTACTCCCACTATGA
- the LOC107022033 gene encoding uncharacterized protein LOC107022033 isoform X4 — translation MMKFEDLLMQPSEEKQKKILLQEEVEELREELDGQLQLKTVLQYALQRPNVGSFPSLSTLPRRVQHLLGEMVATEEEIAWLERKVDVLKLKLYREKELAEKWEMLQLKQVQHQRLISKQLPPPRPVVHKDVEPHVASRSSNYQQLRKQYRIRKERRATVGSSIDFHPPIDLTAEEIVESSSRGSRSWRRHHSQSADIEMETETPNKLSEEVLKCLISIYLKLNKASLESKGSSTSNSIAKQSLISSKKSKSSFICTKTCSSAAVDAPTFAFNDYASNLDPYGILLDTDGSHREIGSYKNFIQISRTSLNISHISECLPQMGKLRSMMQKFSNVGITCLTYKQKLAFWINIYNICIMNAFLQHGLPSTEEEQLSLVNKAAINIGGIVLNALAIEHFILRHPRDAEHNLMSHFHYVEEVGLHQR, via the exons atgatGAAATTTGAAGACTTGTTGATGCAGCCAAGTGAGgagaaacagaaaaaaataCTTCTTCAAGAAGAG GTTGAGGAATTGCGAGAAGAATTAGATGGGCAACTTCAACTGAAAACAGTTTTGCAATATGCATTACAAAGACCAAATGTTGGTTCTTTTCCTTCCCTCTCCACCCTCCCTCGTCGG GTTCAACATCTACTAGGAGAAATGGTTGCGACGGAAGAAGAGATAGCTTGGTTAGAGAGAAAAGTCGACGTGCTAAAGCTAAAGCTGTACAGAGAGAAAGAGTTAGCCGAAAAATGGGAAATGTTGCAACTTAAACAAGTACAACATCAACGACTAATTTCAAAGCAATTACCACCTCCCCGTCCAGTAGTACACAAAGATGTGGAACCTCATGTGGCCTCGAGATCAAGTAACTATCAACAACTAAGAAAACAATATCGaattagaaaagaaagaagagccACTGTCGGTTCTTCCATAGACTTCCACCCTCCAATTGATCTCACTG CAGAGGAAATAGTTGAGAGTAGTTCCAGAGGTTCAAGAAGCTGGCGCAGACACCACAGTCAATCTGCAGATATAGAAATGGAAACAGAGACGCCAAATAAGTTGTCAGAAGAAGTACTCAAATGTTTAATAAGTATATATCTCAAGTTAAACAAAGCATCATTAGAGAGTAAAGGGTCATCTACATCTAATTCTATAGCAAAACAATCTCTAATTTCTTCCAAGAAATCCAAAAGCAGCTTCATATGTACCAAAACTTGTTCATCAGCTGCTGTTGATGCTCCAACGTTCGCGTTCAACGATTACGCGTCTAATCTTGATCCTTATGGGATCTTGTTAGACACCGATGGAAGCCATAGAGAGATTGGATCATACAagaatttcatccaaatctcAAGAACTTCTCTTAATATAAGCCATATATCTGAATGTCTTCCTCAAATGGGAAAATTGAG GAGTATGATGCAAAAATTTAGCAATGTGGGCATAACATGCTTGACATACAAGCAAAAGTTGGCATTTTggatcaatatatataatatctgCATAATGAAT GCATTTCTACAACACGGTTTGCCTTCTACAGAGGAGGAACAATTGTCTCTCGTAAATAAG GCTGCGATAAATATTGGTGGTATTGTACTTAACGCGTTAGCTATCGAACATTTCATCCTTAGGCATCCAAGGGACGCTGAACAT AACCTAATGTCACATTTTCACTATGTCGAGGAAGTTGGTCTTCACCAGCG CTAA